One Osmerus eperlanus chromosome 2, fOsmEpe2.1, whole genome shotgun sequence genomic window, acagtctttgcggtatgtcgagccacagtctttgcggtatctcgagccacagtctttgtggtttcccaatgtAAATAAAATTGTAACTCAACAaaacacaagccgcagtctttgcgggaagccagaacacacaagccgcagtctttgcggtatctcgagccacagtctttgtggtttcctaatataaataaaatgttactcaacaaaaacacaagccgcagtctttgtggtttcctaatataaataaaatagagaggttttaagctgtctttggAAAATGGCTGTTAATGTTTGGAAAACATTAACACAATGACAGTACAGTTTTACAATGATTACTCTAACTTAAGAAATTAAATGTACTGTAATGGTTCTGCACACATTAACAAAAGTATGAACTTTCTTGTTTTGTTAACAAAGTATCTGACACAATTGTCTTATTTTCAGCTTGCCTATTTACTAATCCTTTGCTTAAGATGAGTATTGTTCCTTAATCTttttcacacaaaaacacacttgacatttatttatgaTGAAGACTATACAAATATTTTAAAACAGTATGAAGAGACAGACGTGTCAATAACATCATCCTGTTATGTTACTGGCCTCTCAAAATACTAATAATGTACATACATAATAAACTCAACACGTGACTCATGACTGCATATTATGATTGAGTTCCATTTTGCTATTCTTCTAGTCTTGAATGTCTGAATACTAGTTTTTTTTCAACTCTGAAAACGCACTGTTATGTGCGTGCCACCACATGCCAcatcctctcctttcatctgCTCACATCGGAGAGTGCAGGTTTTCAGTGCTGGTCTCTGCCTACTTTTTCCATCAGTCAAAACTCTTTACAAACTCACAATGTCTATGAGtagaatggtaatgcaagtcaAACGCAGCTTTGTGACCTTCCTTACTTTTATGATCAGTAAATTACAAATACCATCATCCTTTGTTGACAACTGTATGTTCACTGTATGATACAGGAGTTCACCCAAATTGACTCCTCATTTTATACTATAGTGTCCAAATCCTCATTTAGATTATATGTTTCCTACCATCGATTATGAGCTAAATTTGCTCAAATATTTTCCTATTATTGCCGATCTCACTGATTACTAAAACTATATTATATATTGGCTTAATAGTGTAAGTACTCTATAATGAGCAGTTGATGAATGTATCACTGGCACGTTGTTATTGTGAACCTTACTTCACTTGGATGTCAAAAGCAACTGCTCCATCAAAAGAAAAGCCAAGATAGAAAGTTACGTTTTCATTAGAATTTGGTAGGGAAGCTGAATTTCGAGGAAACACCCTGATCTTGCTCCCCTTGGTATTGGCTCGAACAAACAGGTGGCCACCCTCTGTCCATCCTTCCACTCGCTTTAGCAGTTGCACAACTTCAGGATTTGTCCATACCTCCCCTCCAAGCCATTTTAGCCTTCTTTCACTGATGGTTCCTTTTATTTGCTTTTCAAGTGCACTTCTGTGTACAATCTTGTAAAGTCCCATAGCTTTCCCCAAAAAGAAGTGGGTCACTATTCTTCTATTTCTAAGAGGAACATTCGTAATTTTATGCTCAAATAGTTTCTGAAGTGCATCAATTGCTGACATAAGGACCTGACTATTAGCTGAATTGCGTTCCTCATTGTTTGTTGCAGGCCAGAATAGAATGGAGACAAGAAAAAGAGCACTTGCTGATGATGTATATTTCCCCTCTAAACTGAATCTCAAACAAAGCTTTTGAAGTTTCTCAAGAGTGAGTAGCTTTGATGAACCAGGCCAAGTGCAGGCAAGAGCTACCTGGCATAAAAGGAAGTTAACAAGCTCTGTCTCATCAAGGTCATTTCTGTTTGGGTTTTCTGGGTACATGCTAATTATTTCCTCAAGCTTTTTACCAGTTCTCTCTGTCATAAGATCATTGAGCAAAGAGAAGATTGATGTTATATTGCCTCCACCAAGCTTATAAGCTCTCATTTGTCTTTGGAAAGACGTGACTCTTTCAGAATGGGTGCCTACATCTGAAACATGGCAGAAAAGGTTGGCATAAACGGCACACTTCCTTGTAAGCCATTTTCTAGGATTGTGTACTTGTTCAGGTTCTCTTGTATCaagttcctcatcctcctcactaATGTCTTTTTGAAAGTAACTGAGATCTTCAGAAATGCACTCAAGTGCATGATACATACTCTTCTGCAACCCTTTTAACAAGCCATGGAACTTCTGCCAGGGTTTTTGAACAGTCTCTGGTATGTAGTCTGTTAGTAAGTAATTCATAAGTTCAGAATTTCCATCCTTTGTTGCAAAAACATTAACCATTGAAAGCAGTTTTAGCAGCCTACATCCAACATCTACTTCCCCATAGTATGAGTTGTTTAGACTGACTGTCTCTTTTTTGGGTGCCTTCTCAGAGGCACGGAAAGCAGTTATTCCTTTCAGAGCAATATTTATGACTTCAGAGACCTTTTGAGGTTCCAATTCTTGCTCTTCAAGAGTGTCATGCAAGTGGTAAAACCACTTTTTGTACACCTGTCCCAGTGTGTCAAGGACAAATGTATCATATGGAAGTTGGGATTTTGCTTCCTCAGCCCAATGCAGGGCTTCTTCAAATCTTGTGTAACTGTAGAGCAAACGAGCTAGCTGTTGGGCTACAAATGCATCTTTGCCCAAAGCAGCATAGGCGGCTTTTAAAAGATCAACAGCTTTTTGAACTCCTTCTCTTTCAGTGATGACTTTTTCAATCAGTGGAGAGAATGTACTGTTCACATTATCACCTTTGCTTATTTTGTTGCGTCTGATGAAGAGAGTTCGAATGAACTTTAAAAACGGGTCTTTGGCGAACTTGTGCTCAATTAGCACTTTGTCCTGAAGTAAGTCCATTGCTATTTCACTCTGGGGTCGATTGGTAGAGAGCTGCCTCAGAATTTCTTTGGCCACGAGTGGATGGATTATGCGAATTGATGAGATCTGTGTGCTCTCTCTGAAGTGAATAAAAATAAGGCGGGCTTCTTCACTGAGAGAATCAACAAATCTGTAGAACCTGGTTTGTTCTACAAGCATACCTATGCCAAGTGAAGCCTCACAgtgtgacacagacatgtacgaGTCGTGAATGTAGCAGTTTAACAGTGCAACAAATCTGATAAGTCGAGTAATGAGAGATGAATGATCAATTTTGTGTAGTAGATTCTTCACAAAGTCCTCAATGTAACTTCTTTGAAACCCATCACTCATCAACACAAAGGTGAGAATAAAGTCTGGTTTAAACTGTAGCTTTAATAGCTCTAGTTTTTTTGAGAAAAGAGTCTTCTCATCCTGTGTAAGCCTGTGTGTAACAGCAACAGTCTGGGATGGTAATGCTCTGCACATCCTTTCTGGATCATGACATCTTTTGCAAGTTAGCAGGACAAAACATAGCAGAGAGGAACTTATCTTCTTGGTTGCTATGGCATTGCCTAACTCCCGCCTTACATCATCCAGGTAATCATCATTGCAATCCTCCAACAGCAAGAGCACTGGGAGAGCACggtttttgtctttttcttcgTATTCTCTGAGGCTCAAAGCATGCTCACAAACAGTTGTTATTTCATTTGATTGTTTGACAACTGCAGAAcgaattttttttctccaactcCAGAGGATCTGTCGAGCTACTGTACTCCCTCCACTGCCAGGATGGTGACATATCTTTACACTCTCTATGGATCGTTTGACGTTGCTACTCTGTACAATACCCTCAAGAATGTCATTTGTTTGTCTAAATGCATCTCGCTGAATGGACTCCCCACAGAGTTTTTTGTCGGCAAGCCACAGATTCATCCAGTCTATCTTCCCACCTTGATAAAAGTGTTGTTCAATGTCTTTAATTTTTCCTTCATCCATCATCTCTAAATTTGTGTCATCACATTGGTCAACACTGACAATTTCCAAGGAATGGAGCATGTCCTCATCGACAGATTTAAGGTCGCACAACCCTCCTTTGATGACAGGCAAGCATCTTGTTGGCCTATTAACTGAAAGCTGAACACTTTGAACAGAGGTGTTTACATGACTCcaagacatgtcaacaatgctTATTTCATTGAGTGTAGTTATGCTACAAGATGTCTGGGCTAAGTTTGACCACTTTAGGTAGTTTTCCCTAGATTCAGATATGACTGTCAAATAATCATGACCACTCATTTCTGAGTAGAATTCATGAAATGTCTCAACAAGTGGCTGCTCCACCTCAGACATGAGTAAAAAAATCACGACAAATGAGCCTTTTGGCAGGATTTCATTGCAGATAACAGACACTGCCTTTTTCAATTGTTTTTTCTTAGTTTTGATCCACGTTTTGTCATCAAGGGTCTCCTCACCACCGTCAAAATCACTCCGTCCATTGCAGAAAATCCAGCTTGTCCTGTCACAGAGTTGCAATTGCTTCATTAAGTCAGCTGTACTCAAATCTTTTATGTAGTCATGCAGAAAGTGAAGGTTTGCAGCATGTTTCTCCTTATACATTGCACAAAGACCAGATGTCTTGGAGTCTGGGTCAAAGTCAAACACTGAGAATATTTTCATGTGAACCAAGAAGTCAATGCTCTTGAGATGTTCAGGTTGAAATTTGTTTGTTACAATTATGTAAAACAGTGAATTATCCATGCATTGAGTTCCACCTGTCAATAGTATAGAGAGATTTCTTTTTAGATCTTCATTACAGACAAAGATTGTTTGATCGACTGATAATTCATCCACTTCTCTCTGTTGATCTTTCTCCTTCAATCCATGAATAAAATCTACAAGGTCATCGTCAGGTAAACAAAGTGTATTAGCTCCAATCCTCTGATAGAAGGCTTTGTCTTCATGTTTTAGCTTCATGTCCTTCATGTCTAGATACGGAATACAAACACTGTACAGTTCATTTTTCACGACACTTGCTTGTGGAACAATGTCATATTCAATGACAAATCTTTCCTCACTGTCATCTGTGTCAATCACCTCAATGAACTTTGGATTTCTTATGCATTTTCTTGCATCaaccttttgttttgtttttttgaagcAGTTTTCAATGTAGTCTAATGCATCTATGAAGTCTTCTTTATCTCTAACAGGTATCCCTATGATTTCACCATGTTTATGGATGCCTGTAACTTTGTCCATGATACCGAAGTGAATTGTGCCGTTAGCTCGCATATTCATGCATCCACATCCAAATCGAAGTACCTCACGGGCAACTTTAATTTTCAGCTTTCTTGATTCTAGTTTGTGGGCATTCTCTAGAGACTTGTACTCGTGACATGGAACTATCATGTTGTCATTACCAGTCTCAGGTGGAAGTACTTTGTGTTTTACGTATCTGAAGTTTTTGTCATCTTCACAAAATGTTCTATACTCATGACAAGGCAATGCTCCTATGTGTGATTCATTATTGGGGTGATGGGATTGCAGtgcctttttttcatttttgttttgaaCTTCCTGAGTGGACACCCCCGCAGCACTTAATTCAGATGTTTCTTCACCATTTCTTTGTGCATTATGTCCTCCTTGAGGACTGTTTTCTTTCTGTACTTTAGTTGGTTCTGGCATTAATAGCTCATCCCTTTTTAGCAGTAGATGCTCAATTTGGGCACTTCTCATTGAAATGGTCTGAGAGAGGTATTTTCTTTTCAGGCCTAATAAGATAGGTCCTGTAACTTCTTCTTCACATAGTTTTTGAATGTACTTTTCTTTTATTCCAATGGATTTCAACCAGGTGCTTACATGCGATTCTGTCCATTTGCTGCAGGGCCATTTCTTCCACTCTGTAGAGAGAAAACTCAATTTTAGACATTCAAGCATTTATTGTTCTGATTTGAACCATCTTTGAAGagtcatttaaaatgttaactttTAACACAAAATGTTTTGTGATTTTCCTCTTTGATAGACAACAATACCAATATCAATATaaaatttgttttgtatgtgatTTTATCGCTTTTGATAGTAATCTTTGTGATGCTCATAGAAATATGTTTCTTGAAGCTAGGCATTGATTTCCAACCAACCCAAGGACGTGCAGGATGAGCTGTTGATGCAGATGtaaaccaagcccccacccctagcCCTCAGCTTGAAGCAAAGTCTCTGATGGATCTTGGTGATATTGCATTTAAATGCTCCAGTTAAAatatccaaaactatctcccccaataatttatTTTATGTTCTCGAAACAGGATCCAATGAAAACTTTTTCATAGACTAGTTTTTGCCAATAAAGACCATCAATCACTCCATTATGGAATCCTTTTGAGCGGCAGGATATGCTCCCAAGACCATCCCTGTGTGCCAGATCACAAGAGTATTTAATTAAAATGGGCACTGGACTAGTTATGATAAAAGCTCTACTCAATGCTGGACTATATCTACCCAAACACTGGGTTGAGCCTGTTGGGTCACAGTTGAAACAATGCAGATTgtactccttctctctttcactaccACGTTCAGTGTTGCTAACTTAGCAATTTTGTTGCTAGATTTACCAACTTTTCAGATTACCCTGGCAACTTTTTTTAAAACAGTACCTATAGCAACActattttcttaaaaaaaattatCTGGCACTTTTAGCAACTTTTGAAAAGTGACTCAAATGCTCGAATTTTCCCTCTCAATGACACAAATAATTTTCTATGTCACACACTCAGTCAAAACAAGTGCCTGGCTGTAAAGGTGCACTGTGAGTGCTCAGCTCGTACACAGGCAGCAGCAGGCTAGCAGAAATTTACTGAAGCAACAATGTGTAAAAATATCTGATCATATAAAATGTTTATATTACTTTTACGAATTAAAATATTGGATAATAAACAAACAATTGTCAAATCATATTTTTTGCTGGGATGGCCAGTCAATTTGAGTAAGTTATTGTACAGTATTACGTAATGATGTAATCACTCAATTATGTCGTTTAGCTACTTTAAGCAACAAATCGACCTCCCTCTAGCAACTTCCCatacaaatgtgttttggcaACAGTGATCACGTCACCTGGTACTTAGCAACACAGCAAATTGTTTACTTTAACACACCTGCTGGTTCATCTGCGGCATAAACTTAATTTTGTCAACGTGACTATTAAGTTATAGCAGTCTTTTCCTATACAGCAGGGCCCACATGCACGGCTGGGGCAAATGTAGTTAATTTAGCTACTTACCCGCTTTTATACCTATCAAGTCCTTACTGTAGCGACAGCAGAAATACCAATCGTTAGCCAAGCATTTATTTAGTTTAGTGTGGTTTTAATGCTATTTTCTGAGATAATCAACTTAATTTTCAGCTTTCTTGATTCTAGTTTGTGGGCATTCTCTAGAGACTTGTACTCGTGACATGGAACTATCATGTTGTCATTACCAGTCTCAGGTGGAAGTACTTTGTGTTTTACGTATCTGAAGTTTTTGTCATCTTCACAAAATGTTCTATACTCATGACAAGGCAATGCTCCTGCTTCTTACGATTTTCTAAAAAcaaataaagggtgtggaagtagaccAGAGATTATTAGAGTAATCTAGTGTAGGTTTGATATTTTTATATTCCATAGGGAAAACGTTTTTACATTTAATGTGGCTTTAATGCTATTTTTTGAGATTTgctctttatttatttagagaaaggggcctgtgccccagtagataTGAGTAGGCCTCAttttcttccaagcttgctgcAAGAAGTGTGCAACACAATGCACTATACAAACTTTCCTTCTATACGTACAGATCAGGGATGCAAGTTTGATattagctttggcagggacatgaATAGTTAATGCaactcaattctgacttgcgtgcctacacctggacttctgtgtgccaCTGCAGTGGCTATTATAGCAAGCACATgcggacatggaattctgcaagCACGCttcagtttgtgttttcggttcaaTTGTGtagattttacaagcgttgactGGGATAGGCTACTGCTTTTCTTTTATCTGGGATTAGCAatataaatgaatgcactgattaATAAAGTCAATTGGTAAAACTCTAATTGGAGATTtaactggggcacagcagatttatactggggcacatgcCGCAGTAAAAAGAGTCTAGCGGCACCCctgtaggccagacaatattataaatatagttGAAAGGAGTAATTATGGGGCCAAGCGCAAAAAAAGTGATGAGCTAAACAAGCAAggcaaaacaaatgaaaatatataatcttttttttattgcattATAATTTTTGACCACAAGGTCAAAAATTCATGGCAGTCTGCCAAAGACGAATACCGAGTTTTGTAATAATAAGCCAATGCGTTCATTAAATCTTTCCTTTCACAACAACATTTTTGTTGAGACACaagaccaatcttgtgattttTGGTCAAACTGTTCAGAAGTTATAAGCAAAAAAAAGCAATTTGTCGTTGTTCCTGACCAGTGATGCTGTGCTGAAACTTTGCAAGTAGCCTACCCTTAAGTCATGTTTGTGATGACATTTACCAAGTTACGTCTCCATACGGTAAACCATTGCAGAGATATAGCCTCACTTCCACTTTGGCGTGGTCTTTGTAAAAAACGGTTTGAGTAATCAATTTGAATTCCATACATTTTTGTTGGCATGCTCTGAAGATGAACTGATTTGACTTTTGTGAAAATTGCACACTACAATGGCATAAGAGGAGTCTGAAAAAGTAGTTTTTTTTGAAAATTCTAAATGGCTCAAAAGGcaatgacgtcatagggtgcagTTGAATCGTCTTGATCCAAGGaatccacatttatcatttGGAGCAAGGCCCTAAtcatatattggggggggacacttcccccccaatattcaaatctggtcaaaatgtcccccccaatatattgatataaaaatataaataaaaatataaatgtgctacgctacgacaggcaaccacgcaggggcgattctaggatcagacctttaggggtgctcagcccccaataaGAATGtgcaaaattaagaggctagatctatgtagaatctgagctcttgtaaacaatgtcatgtttttttaaccataaataatttatttgtatagcatacatcattaaaaaaaaattacaaacaggattacctgtgttgaattacccccccccccctacccactTTGGTTTTAAAAAGGTGAGTCTCACCTaaaggtgaggagtttgcatgcctgtaaTAAATCccaaatttcactggataacaattaaaacctttatgtattattatgcaaaatattgaatgaatgaaaaaacaaaggatgtccctttcttcatgaactaccagcatcaaattataatAAACATtaagatttttattttttattattattatttttaggggtgctgagatgaaatttaggggtgcttgagcacccctaaaaagggtctaaaatcgccactgcaaCCACGCATGCTGTCTGAAATTATCATAACAAATTTAAATAGTCCCCCCCagtgttgactccatggctacggcttTGATTTGGGATTATAGATTAGAGATTGAACCAACATTTACAGTCGGGTCAAGAGCATTTATGACCCGAAGTGCAGTAATAAAATGCTAAGAAGTATTCTCTCTTTGAGAAAACGTGTCACCCCTAGGGGAAGTTCTTTTGGAATTCACGAATAGAAAATATAAATTGGACATAAATTCTGTATCCCCAACAAAGAGATGTGCATCTAAGAATTCTACGTAAAATGTACTCTACAAATGAAATCATAAAAAATTGGGCAATAATgagtttacttaaaaaaaaatgccCTTTTCAGTTTTGGGTTGACTTTTATACAATTTCTTTACCTCCAAATTTAATTAAGATATTGTATTAACATTACATTATGTAATTTGTTATCTGTCTCACTGAgattacttttttttaaatgccctTTTCAGTTTTGGGTTGACTTTTATACAATTTCTTTACCTCCAAATTTAATTAAGATATTGTATTAACATTACATGATGTAATGTGTTATCTGTCTCACTCCAATTCTAATGTAGAATATAGGGAATGTGTTTATTTG contains:
- the LOC134012039 gene encoding sterile alpha motif domain-containing protein 9-like, encoding MADSDSDTEWKKWPCSKWTESHVSTWLKSIGIKEKYIQKLCEEEVTGPILLGLKRKYLSQTISMRSAQIEHLLLKRDELLMPEPTKVQKENSPQGGHNAQRNGEETSELSAAGVSTQEVQNKNEKKALQSHHPNNESHIGALPCHEYRTFCEDDKNFRYVKHKVLPPETGNDNMIVPCHEYKSLENAHKLESRKLKIKVAREVLRFGCGCMNMRANGTIHFGIMDKVTGIHKHGEIIGIPVRDKEDFIDALDYIENCFKKTKQKVDARKCIRNPKFIEVIDTDDSEERFVIEYDIVPQASVVKNELYSVCIPYLDMKDMKLKHEDKAFYQRIGANTLCLPDDDLVDFIHGLKEKDQQREVDELSVDQTIFVCNEDLKRNLSILLTGGTQCMDNSLFYIIVTNKFQPEHLKSIDFLVHMKIFSVFDFDPDSKTSGLCAMYKEKHAANLHFLHDYIKDLSTADLMKQLQLCDRTSWIFCNGRSDFDGGEETLDDKTWIKTKKKQLKKAVSVICNEILPKGSFVVIFLLMSEVEQPLVETFHEFYSEMSGHDYLTVISESRENYLKWSNLAQTSCSITTLNEISIVDMSWSHVNTSVQSVQLSVNRPTRCLPVIKGGLCDLKSVDEDMLHSLEIVSVDQCDDTNLEMMDEGKIKDIEQHFYQGGKIDWMNLWLADKKLCGESIQRDAFRQTNDILEGIVQSSNVKRSIESVKICHHPGSGGSTVARQILWSWRKKIRSAVVKQSNEITTVCEHALSLREYEEKDKNRALPVLLLLEDCNDDYLDDVRRELGNAIATKKISSSLLCFVLLTCKRCHDPERMCRALPSQTVAVTHRLTQDEKTLFSKKLELLKLQFKPDFILTFVLMSDGFQRSYIEDFVKNLLHKIDHSSLITRLIRFVALLNCYIHDSYMSVSHCEASLGIGMLVEQTRFYRFVDSLSEEARLIFIHFRESTQISSIRIIHPLVAKEILRQLSTNRPQSEIAMDLLQDKVLIEHKFAKDPFLKFIRTLFIRRNKISKGDNVNSTFSPLIEKVITEREGVQKAVDLLKAAYAALGKDAFVAQQLARLLYSYTRFEEALHWAEEAKSQLPYDTFVLDTLGQVYKKWFYHLHDTLEEQELEPQKVSEVINIALKGITAFRASEKAPKKETVSLNNSYYGEVDVGCRLLKLLSMVNVFATKDGNSELMNYLLTDYIPETVQKPWQKFHGLLKGLQKSMYHALECISEDLSYFQKDISEEDEELDTREPEQVHNPRKWLTRKCAVYANLFCHVSDVGTHSERVTSFQRQMRAYKLGGGNITSIFSLLNDLMTERTGKKLEEIISMYPENPNRNDLDETELVNFLLCQVALACTWPGSSKLLTLEKLQKLCLRFSLEGKYTSSASALFLVSILFWPATNNEERNSANSQVLMSAIDALQKLFEHKITNVPLRNRRIVTHFFLGKAMGLYKIVHRSALEKQIKGTISERRLKWLGGEVWTNPEVVQLLKRVEGWTEGGHLFVRANTKGSKIRVFPRNSASLPNSNENVTFYLGFSFDGAVAFDIQVK